AATTTTTCAATAAGATAACCTCTCTTGGAGATACTTTCCCCGTAGCAACTTTCGATATCAGTCGTTCGATATCGGAAATTTGTTTTAATTGGTAGGTTACAGTTTCAGAAAAAGTATCGTCATCAATTAAAAACTTCACTAATTCGTGTCGCTTCTGAATTTGGTCTAAATCTTTTAACGGAAGCGCTAACCAACGTTTTAACAAACGCCCTCCCATTGGAGAAATCGTTTTATCAATTACATCTAGTAACGAAACCGAGTTCACCGAATTACCTCCGTATAACTCTAAGTTTTTTACTGTAAAGCGATCCATCCACACATAATTATCTTCCGCAATTCTGCTAATAGATTGTATGTGTTCTATTTTGTTGTGTTGTGTTTCCGATAAGTAATACATTGCTGCACCACCTGCCACAATTCCGTATTCTAATTCTTCAACCCCAAATCCTTTTAATGTTTTTACCTTAAAGTGATTTCGAAGTAATTCATCTCCATAATCTTTTTGAAACACCCAATCATCCAAATAAAATGTATGAAAACGATTGGTAAAAGCTTCTAAAAATCGTTGCTTGTGTTTCTTTTCAACCAAAACTTCACTAGGTGTAAAATTTTGTAAAAGCTTATCGATGTATTCTTCATTTCCTTGTGCAATGAGAAATTCTCCAGTTGACACATCTAAAAACGAAACTCCTAATAGCTTTTTCCCAAAATGAACTGCTGCTAAAAAGTTGTTTGATTTTGATTGTAACACCTCATCATTCAACGCAACTCCAGGGGTCACTAATTCTGTAACTCCTCGTTTTACAATCTTTTTAGTCATTTTTGGATCTTCTAACTGATCACAAATAGCAACACGTAATCCAGATTTTACTAACTTAGGTAAATAGGTATTTAAAGAATGGTGCGGAAATCCTGCCAACGCAGTTTCACTTTCGCTACCACTTCCTCTTTTGGTTAAAATAATACCTAAAACTTCCGATGCCTTTACCGCATCCTCTCCAAAGGTTTCATAAAAATCGCCTACTCTAAATAACAACATCGCATCCGGATATTTTGCTTTAATTCCGTTGTACTGTTGCATTAATGGAGTTACCTTTTTTGCCTTTGTTTTTGCCAAGTTTGTGGATTTTTTGGGTTAGTTTTGCGAAGATAGAAAAAAGTCTTTAGTCATTAGCTTTTAGTCATTAGCTTTTAGCTATTGACCTCAAAAAGTTACCTAACAAAAATGAGAAAATTAAAAAACAGCGAACTAGGTAGAAAAACCGTTGAAGAGTTTAAACAAACTAATAAAACCCCTATAATTGTAGTATTGGATAATATCCGTAGTTTGAATAATGTAGGTTCTGTTTTTAGAACTTCGGATGCTTTTTTAATTGAAAAAATTTACTTGTGTGGTATTACAGCAACTCCACCTAACAAAGAAATTCATAAAACTGCTTTAGGCGCTACTGAATCTGTAGATTGGGAATATATTGAAAACACTATAGACTTGGTTGAAAAACTACAAGCCGAAAATGTAAAGGTCTTATCTGTGGAACAAGCTGAAAATAGTACGATGTTAGATACTTTCACCCCTGAAACTAACCAAAAGTATGCGGTAGTGTTTGGTAACGAAGTAAAAGGTGTACAACAAGAAGTCGTTTCTGCTTCTGACATGTGTATCGAAATACCTCAACTAGGTACCAAACACTCTTTAAATATTTCGGTGAGCTGTGGCGTAGTGTTGTGGGATTTGTTTACTAAAATGAAAACGAAGTAATCTTCTTATTTAGAGTTTATAACTTCTTTTTTACAATAATACTATTTATTCTACTTTTAAAAGTAGAGTGTTAAATTTTTGACTTTCTCCTAAAAACCTATTACATTAGACACTTGATTACCCCCATCCCCAAGAGTTATTTTGTAATTAAAAACCCTATTTAACATGGAAAACAAGTACTTAAAAGAAACAGCAATGAGTTTAAGCCCTGATACGGTTGATGATCCTACAACAAGTGGTGATAATACAGGAGGAGATGGTGGTAGTCAAGGTGGAGACGGTAAGTAACCCTTAGCAAACAATATTAAAATTACTTTTGTAACACTTAAATTAAAACCATTACTTTTGAAAAGTAATGGTTTTGTTTTTAAAAAAATGAATAAACTATTTTTTTTTATAGTATTTTATTCTTCTTTTCTTTTTGCTCAACAAAAAGAGCAAGATTCTGTTTCTTTTTATTTAGAAAAGGCAAATAAAACATATCGTAATAAAAAAATACCTTTTCTCAAAAAAGCGACATATTTTGCTAAACAATCAGGGGTTAATTCCCTAATTAAAAAGTCAAATATTGAATTAGGAGTACAAGGCTTTTATAACAATTCCCTTAACGATGTTCAATATGCAAATAAAAATATTTACAACTTATATCATAGCACTAAAGATTCTACGTTATTAGCAAAGCATCTACACTTTAAAGCCCTAGAACAAAGAGTACTACTAAATATTGATAGCGCTTATTTTTATTACCATCAATCAAAAGATATTTCAAAAAAGTTAAACGACTCACTAGCCGTTGGTAGACGTTTATTAAGTATAGGGCTTATACAAAAAGATGTTAAGGATTATTTAGGAGCTGAAATCAGCCTAATTGAAGCTTTAAAATATTTAGAACCTATAAAATCTTATCAATATCTAGAAAGAGTATATAATAGTTTGGGGCTTGTTTCAGGAGAACTTAATTTAAAACATGAAGCTTTAAAACATTATGATACAGCTATTAAAATAAACAAAGAAAATAAAAATAGTGTTGGTTATTTATATATAACTAATAATATTGGCCTTCTGTATCAAAAACAAAAAAAACATCAAAAAGCTGTTAATTTCTTCAAAAAAGGATTGGCCTTTGATAGTATTAAACACAAATATCCGACTCAATATGCTTTATTATTAGAAAACCTTGCTTCAAGTAATTTTTTACTAGGCAACAAAAAAAATGTATTACAACAATATAATGAAGTTCTTACTCTTCGTAAAAAATTAAAAGACTATAGTGGTCTTTGTACCACACATATAAACATTTCTGATTATTACAAAAACCTTAATCAAACTAATAAAGCTCTATTTCATGCTAATGAAGCTTTACAATATGCCCAACAAACCCAAAACAATAAACGTTGGTTAGAGGCTTTAAAAAACCTTTCAGAACTTACAAAAGGAGAAGAATCAAAACAGTATTTAGAAGAGTACATTACCTTAAATGACAGTTTGTTTCAAAACGAGCGTAGGTTAAAAAATCAATTTGCTAAAATTAGATATGAAACCGATAAGAAAGAAAAAGAAAATGTGGTTTTAAAAACGGAAAATCAACAAAAGCAAGCAGAAATACTTTATCATAAACAACAAAAAACGATAGGGTGGCTAGCTGCTGCTGTTGGTCTTTTACTATTTGGTTTTAGTGTTATGTTTTATTTTCAACGTAGAAGAAAGTTATTGTATCAAGCACAACTACAACAAGTACAAGTAAGAGAACATGAACGCAAACAAATAGCTAAATCTTTGCATGATGAAGTAGCAGGAGATTTACGCTTACTACATCGTAAGTTAGAAAAGTCTAATTTATTAGAAGAAGCTCAAAAATTAGATGCAGTAAAAGAAAATGTACGTAATTTATCACATCAACTAAGTAGTGTTAGTTTTGATAAGGTTTCCTTTAAAAATCAAATTATTAATTTAGTGAGTGATTATTTTGACCCTGATTTTAAAATAAAGGTAAACGGATTACAAAACTATAATTGGACTACAGTTGATAATTCCATAAAGCGTTTGTTGTACCTAAGCGCTCGAGAAAGCATCCAAAACTGTAAAAAGTATGCAAAAGCAAGTACGATAATTATCAATTTTTCTGTACATAAAAAATACGTACATTTGGGTATTATTGATGATGGTATTGGTTTCGATACCAAGATTAGTAAAAAAGGAATTGGTTTACAAAACCTACAAGAGCGCATTGAAGAGTTAAACGGAACGTTAACCATTAATAGTGAAGTAGGTAAAGGAACCCAAACCGATATTCAAATACCCCTAAATGGCTGGACAAACAAAAATACTTTTAGTTGATGACCATCAGTTAATTCTTGAAGGAATTCTTTCATATTTGAAAGATATAGATGGTTTAGAGATTGAAACGGCAAATTCATGTGACGAAGCTTTTTCTAAAATAAAATCAAGTTTAAACGAAAATCCATTTCATATTGTTTTTACCGATTTGAGTTTTGATAATCAAAGTAAAAATGTTGTTTTAGATGGTGGAGAAGCTTTTATAAAGTCTATACTTAAAGAAGAAATTCCTATTAAAGTAGGTGTAATTACAGGGCACTCTGAAACAAACAGAATTTTTAATGTAATACATAATTTAAACCCTTCTGCCTATATTTTAAAAGGAAAGTGTAGCACTGATGAGCTAACCTTTGCTATTCAAAAAATGTTAAAAGGAGAGGTATATTATACGCATGAAATCCATCAAAAACTTTTAAAAAGAGCTTTAGTAGAAATACAAATGGATGATATTGCCATCCAAATTTTAAAAGAGCTTCCTAAACATGCTAAAATTTCTAATCTAGAAGGTTTAATTAAAAAAAGTGATGGGTCATTAATTAAAGTCCGCTCTATAGAAAGCAAACTTTCTAAGCTTAGAACAGATCTACAAGCCAATAACAATACAGACCTAGTATTAAAAGCAAAAGAATTAGGAATTATAGATTAACCCTTATTGCGGAAATACGCATTTATTTTTACGGTTATCCCTTTTTACACATTAGAAACAAAGAATACTTTCGCAAAAGAATTCAAAACCATTGTTGGGAAGAATCTTGAAAGAGAGAGAATATAAAAAAAAGCCTTTAGATATCTAGAGGCTTTTTTGTTTGAAAATAGCTCCTTTTTAACCTCTTGCGGAAAACCACACTTTTTTTTGCGGAAATACCCTTTTTTAGCCTTCAATCTCTCTTTACATTTGTAACATCTTCTTTTCAAGATTAATTGAAAAAAGACATTTAAGGGGAATAATGAACCTTCTAGAATTTCTAGAAGGTTTTTTTATGCTCTTTCGGAAAATTGCATTTTTAACTTCGGAAATCCCGTTTTATACCTCTGATTATCAACATATATTTGTAGTGTTCATTCTTTAATGACAATTAATTTAAGGGGAATTAAATTATTTTAAAAATGGGAAAATTACTACTACGCAAGACGAGCAAAGGTTTAAACACTTTACTTTCAGTTTTAGCCGAATTCGGTAAAGGTGCTGGATATGCTCTAAGACACTAAAAGTTAACTAACCAAACTTAAACGTGTAAACCTTCTAGAAGTTCTAGAAGGTTTTTTTTATTACATATGACTAAAATTGTAAATTAGGCGTTTAATCATTTTATGCCTAAATGACTCAAAAATATATTATTGCTCTAGACCAAGGAACAACTAGTTGTCGTACAGTTATTCTTAATAAAGAAGAAAAGATTATAGCAAAAACTCAACAAGAGTTTCAACAAATATTCCCGCAACCTGGTTGGGTAGAACATGATGCTAATGAAATTTTACAAACTCAGTTAAAAACCTTACAACAAGCTCTTGAGCAGGCTAAAATATCACCTTCACAAATAGCAGGAATAGGTATTACTAATCAGCGTGAAACAACTGTAGTTTGGAATAAAAACACAGGTAAACCAATATACAATGCTATTGTTTGGCAAGACAAACGGACTGCTGATACTTGCGAGTTGCTTAAGGAAACTGGACTCGAAAACTATGTGCGTAAAACTACTGGATTGGTAATTGACAGTTATTTTTCTGCAACTAAAATTCATTGGGTATTAAATCATGTAGATGGAGCTCAAGAAGAAGCTGAAAAAGGAAATTTGTTATTTGGAACTATTGATTCTTGGCTCTTGTGGAACTTAACCAATGGAAAAGTTCATGCAACAGACTATAGCAATGCATCACGTACCATGCTATATAATATAAAAAACTTGTGTTGGGATGAAACCTTAGTAAAAGAACTAAACATTCCAATTTCAATGTTACCTGAAGTAAAACCTTCATCTTTTCATTTTGGAAACTACGAATTAGAAGGAGTTCAAATTCCAATTGCTGGAATAGCAGGAGATCAGCAATCTGCACTATTCGGACAAGCATGTTTTAAAAAAGGAGAAGCAAAAAACACCTACGGAACAGGGTGTTTTATGTTGATGAACACAGGGGAAAACTTAGAATATTCTGAAAACGGTTTGATTTCTACGATTGCCTGGGGAATTAACAACAAAGTGTATTATGCTCTCGAAGGAAGTGTTTTTGTTGCTGGTTCAGCAATTCAATGGTTACGAGATGGACTACAAATTATTAATAATGCTGAAGAAAGTGAACTTTTTGCTGAAAAAGTTACCGAAGAAAACCCAATTTACGTAGTTCCTGCTTTTGCTGGCTTGGGTGCTCCGTATTGGGATATGTACGCTAGAGGTGCTGTTTTTGGTTTGACTCGTGATACAGGAAAAAATCACTTAATTAAAGCCACATTACAATCATTAGCTTATCAAACCAAAGATATTTTAGATGTTATGCAAAAAGATAGCATGCTTCAACTCTCTTCTTTAAAAGTAGATGGCGGAGCATGTGCTAATAATTTACTGATGCAATTTCAGGCAGACATCTTAAATGTAGCTGTAGAGCGTCCTGAAGAAATTGAGACCACCGTAATGGGAGCTGCTTATTTGGCTGGATTCTGTGTTGGTTTTTGGCAACAAAGCGACATAATTAACAAAAGAAAAATAGACAAAACATTTACCCCTTCTTTCTCTAAAGAAAAAAGAGAAAAATTATACCGTACTTGGCAAAAAGCTGTTGAACGTACTAAAGATTGGATTGATTAAAAAATAAAAATCATGGCAAAGTTTTACGATAAAATAACAACTAGAATTCAACAGTTTATTGAAGCACAAAAGCTCTTTTTTGTTGCTACAGCAGCAAAAGAAGGACGAATTAATCTTTCTCCAAAAGGAATGGACACCTTTAGGATACTTAACGAAAATACAGTAGCTTGGTTAAGTGTTACAGGAAGCGGTAACGAAACCTCTGCACATTTGTTAGCTGACAACCGAATAACAATTATGTTTTGTGCTTTTGAAGGAGCTCCAAACATACTCAGGTTATATGGAAAAGCAGAAGAAATTCTTCCAATTCATGATAAATGGGAAAATTATGTCAAGTTATTTCCTAAACTTCCAGGTACTCGTCAAATATTTATTGTTTCTGTTGAAAACGTACAAACCTCTTGCGGAATGTCTATTCCTTTTTATGAATACCAAGGAGAACGAAATCAATTAAATGATTGGGCTATTGAAAAAGGTGAAGAAGGAATTAAACAATATTGGAATGACAGAAACCAAACTAGTATCGATGGCTTTGACTCTTTATTAAAAAAGTAATACCTATTTACACATCTAACTAGTAAACTTTCTTTATAAAATGATTAATTAACCATTCAAAATGACACAAAAAACACTGCTATTTCTAATGTTTAGTATACTTCTTTTTTCTTGTAAAAAAAGTAAAACTACAGTTCTTAAAAAAAACACGAATAAAATTATTTGGAGCCTTGAAGCATTAGAAAGCAAAGCTAACCAACACCTAGATAATACAAAATGGGACTCGGTTTTGTTTAAACAAGATATTGAAACGTATGAAAAATACACTGAAGTCTTTGAAAGTTACCCACTAAACAAATCGCCTTTTCCTGTAGCCGAATACGATTATGCCGTTTCTAGTGTTCCTTTTATTATTGAAAAGGAAAAATATATTTTTAAAGGAGTTCGAATTGGTGAATTTATAAGCCCTGATAGTGATAAAGTTATAGAAAAACTAACATTAATCATCTTAACAAATGATAAAAAAACTGAAGAAACAACCTTAGTAGATTCAAGAAACTATCCTTATTTAACAGCTCAAGGGTATTTTAAAACATCAAATAATAAATTTGATTGGGTTTTTTCTTCTAGCCCTGACGGTTTTTCAATCTTACTTTTAAATATGAAACTATTTGATTTAAGATTTGGAGAAACTATTATTATTTATCCTCAAAAAGATAAATCTTTTCTTTATGAACAAATTAAAGATTCTCCAAATAATTATGAAAGTTTTGAGGAGTATAAAACCGTAATTCTGAATAATCCAAAAGTAAAAAACAACTTACTTCCTAAAAAAAATCTTTTTTACTAAATTCTTTACTTTATTTAAAAACCCTGATAAAAATCATGTTTTTACTTAAACTATGCTTGTACTTTTGAGACAGTAAAGTATAAGAAGAAATGGTACAATTAATGAACATCCCAATGGTATCTTGGACAAACGGAACCATTATGATGATTATTTTCGGTTTAGTTTGTATAGGTTTAGTAGCCGCTCTTTTAATTCTTGTTAATGGTGGCAAGAAGAAAGGGTAGGTAAATTTAGTTTTAATAGTTGATTGAAGAAGCACTCTTTAATAATGTGTTAGTGGTTTAACGTTTGAGTGCTTCTTCTTCTTTTTTATTTGAATGCATTTAATCCTGTGATATCCAATCCTGTGATTAATAAATGTACATCGTGCGTTCCTTCGTAGGTTATTACACTTTCTAAATTCATTGCATGCCTCATAATTGAATATTCTCCAGAAATACCCATTGCACCTAACACTTGTCTTGCTTCACGTGCTATTTTTAATGCCATGTCCACATTGTTTCGTTTCGCCATAGATATTTGTGCTGATGTTGCACGACCCTCATTTTTTAATACTCCTAAACGCCAAGTTAACAACTGTCCTTTCGTAATTTCGGTAATCATTTCCGCTAGCTTTTTTTGTTGTAACTGAAACTGTCCTATTGGTTTTCCAAATTGTGTACGTTCTTTCGCATAACGTAACGCTGTGTCGTAACAATCCATTGCAGCACCAATAGCCCCCCAAGCAATACCATAACGTGCAGAATCAAGACACAACAATGGCGCTCCTAACCCAGATTTATTAGGTAATAAGTTTTCTTTTGGAACTTTTACATTATCAAAAATTAACTCCCCAGTAATAGATGCTCTTAACGACCACTTGTTGTGAGTTTCTGGTGTAGAAAAACCTTCCATACCACGTTCTACTATCAAACCATGAATACGACCTTCTTCATTTTTTGCCCATACAACTGCTACATCACAAATTGGCGCATTTGAAATCCACATCTTTGCTCCATTCAACAAATAATGGTCTCCCATGTCTTTAAACTTAGTCTCCATTCCTCCAGGGTTACTACCATGATTAGGTTCTGTTAACCCAAAACTTCCCATCCATTCACCAGAAGCTAATTTTGGTAAATATTTTTGTCGTTGAGCTTCGGTTCCGTAGTTATAAATAGGCCCCATAACAAGAGAGGACTGTACTGAAGCAGTAGATCGAATTCCACTATCACCTCTTTCTAGCTCTTGCATAATTAACCCATAAGAAATTTGGTCTAACCCAGCACCATCGTACTCTTCAGGAATATAAGATCCAAAAGCTCCCACTTCTGCCAATCCGTTAATTAATTCCTTTGGAAACTCAGCACGTTGTGCATATTCTTCTATAATTGGAGACAAGTTTTTCTTAACCCATTCACGAGCTGTATCGCGAACAAGTTTATGTTCATCAGTTAATAAATCATTTACTTGATAATAATCTGGCGCTTGAAATAAATCAGACTTCATAAATATGTTTTAAAATTAATTCTACTAATTGTATAAGAGAAATGTAAAATTAATCGCGATTTGTTTTTTGTGGTTTCTTAAAAGAATTGTTTCAAAAATACTTAAAAAAATGGTTATTCGTGCAGGTTTGCGTATGTTTGTACTAATGAGATTTACTTTAGGAAAAGAGGAGCGTTTAAAAAGCAAAAAGCTCATAGGAAGACTATATGAGGAGGGAAAAGTGATAAAAGTTTTTCCACTAAGAATGGTATATATACAAACCGAACATACCTCTAAATTTCCTGTACAAGTTGGAGTTTCTGTACCTAAACGTAATTTTAAAAAAGCAGTGGATAGAAATCGTATAAAACGATTACTTCGTGAAACCTACCGTAAAGAAAAGCATACTATTTATGAGACTCTAGATAAACCATATGTGTTTATGATTTCTTATCTTGCAAGAGATGAATGGAAATATGCCGATATAGAGCATAAAATGAAGAAATTATTAACACAGTTTATTACAGAAGTTACTCAAGATGAAAAATAGAAAATTCCTTTTTTTTAGTTCCCTTATAGTCATCTCCCTTTTCCTTTCTTTTCAATCTCGTTTTTTTGAGATTGCGAAACAAATTGAAATCTACAACAACCTTTTTAAAGAGTTGAACATTAATTATATTGATGAAATCAACCCTGGTGATTTAACTGACAAGGCGATAAAAAACACCCTTAAAAATTTAGATCCATACACTAATTTTTACAACGAACAAGATGTTGAAGATGCACGTATTCGTCGTGAAGGTGAATATGGAGGTATTGGTATTTCTACATTTTACACCAAAAGAGGAATTGTGGTTTCTGAAATTTATAAAGGTTTTTCGGCTGATAAAGCTGGCTTAAAAGCAGGTGATATTATTACTAATGTAAATGGACAAGAATTAGCTGCTTTGGAGAGAAATCAATTTTCACAAATGTTAAAAGGAGTTCCAGGGAAACAACTTTCTTTACAAGTAGAAAGAAACGGTCAAACAAAAAGTGTGTCAGTTAAACTTGATAAAGTTGTTTTAGATCCTGTTCCTTTTTACGATATGATTGATACTGAAACAGGATATATAGTTTTAACACGATTTATCAGTCAAAAAGCTACTGAAAGTGTTGTGAACGCATTTGGTGATCTTAAAAAAAGAGGAATGAAAAAGTTAGTCTTTGACTTAAGATATAACCCTGGTGGTTCTTTATTTGATGCAATAAACATTACCAATTTATTTATTCCTAAAGGTTTAAAGGTTGTAGATACTCGTGGAAAAACTCAAAAAAACAGTAGAACCTATAAAACAAATAAAGCTCCTTTAGATGCTGAAATTCCTATTGTAGTTTTAATTAATGGCCGATCGGCTTCTGCTTCAGAAATTGTTTCAGGTGCTTTGCAAGATTACGACCGAGCAGTAATTATGGGAGAGCGCTCTTTTGGAAAAGGGTTAGTACAACGTTACTTTGATTTAAGTTATGGAACCCAAATGAAAATTACAATTTCTAAATATTACACCCCAAGCGGACGTTGTATTCAAGAATTAGATTATGCCAATAGGGATCCAAAAACAGGTGAAGTACCTAAGTTTTCTGATGCTACTCTTAATGAATTCACAACTCAAAACGGACGAAAAGTATATGATGGTGGAGGGGTAACTCCAGATATAACAAGTAATTTTTCGAAAAAAACAGAAGAAACAGATGATTTACTAAAATCAAGAGCAATATTCAATTTTGTAACTGATTTCACATATCAAAATCCTAGTTTATCTACTGAAAACTATACTTTTTCTTCTTCTGATTTCAATAACTTTAAAGAGTATTTACTTCGCAAAGACACCGCTTTTGTATCTAAAGAAGAGAAGCTTTTTCAGAAAGCATACGAATCAGTAGAAAACAACAACAAAATCACTTCTGAATATAACGCGATTATCCAACAATTAAAAGCAGCTAAAGTTGCTAAAGTTTTGGTTAATGAAGATCTTCTATCAAAAGAAATTGAAAATGAAATTATTGAGCGTTATGCGTACAAAGAAGGAATGTATAAGCATTTATTTAAAAATGATATAACTATAAAAAATGCTGTTAACTTGCTAAATAATCCTAAAAAATATAACAGTATTTTAAAAAAATAGCTTCTTTAACATAATTTGTATATTTGTACTTTAAAAACATATGTCAAAACCTATCCTAAAAGAACGTACAAGAGCCCAAGAATCTACAAATGCTATTGAGCGTTTATACATTTCAATGCGACACTTATTTAGTCGCGGTTTTTACAAACCAATGGGTGTTTCTGGTGAAACCTTACGCAAATCACTATTGTCTTTACGTCCAGAAATTTATGGTTCTATTGCAGAAAACAAAACTGAATTAAACGGACTGGTATACGTTATTGAACGCTTACCTGAAGGAATTGAAGAATGTCAGTTTATTTATTTAACTGCTGACGAAGGATATCGTAATTCAAAATTCAAAGCAATTATTCCTCCTAAAAGAAGAAGAAACTGCTACCGTATTGATAAAAATCAAATGAATATTGAAATTACTAGAGGTCGCTCAGAAATTTATGACATTCTTACTCATTTGACATTTTTATTTATTGAATCTCACAAAATTAAAGACCGTGTAGTTTTTAATAATGGAGAAAGTTTTATTCGTGAATGGCTATTATTAGAAGATATTGTAATACACAATAAAACACTTACGGATGAAGAAAAAGATGTAATTGTTGTACACCTTGGTAATATTTTAGGAAGAACTTACGATGAAGTATATGATGCTTACAACACGTTTGCAACAGAAGAAAATCCTAATAGATTTTTTCATCTCATTTATTGGTTAGGTAAGCTTGCTATTAATGAAGCTTTATACGACCAAAAACGTTCAATTAAATTCAGTTCTGTTTTAATTGAAGAAATTGGACACCACTATTATGGAGAGATATGGGCTAACAACATTAAAAAAGTATTGTTAGACAACGAATTAATAGAGCGCCCTATTCATATAATCAGTGCGAATATGCACAGTGTAATGAATAGTATTTATGCTCAAAATGCTTTACCAAAAGAAGCTAAAAAACATAAAGATTTTCAACTTTTTGAAGTATTAAGTAATGCCAATAG
The nucleotide sequence above comes from Tenacibaculum singaporense. Encoded proteins:
- a CDS encoding DUF6909 family protein, which encodes MSKPILKERTRAQESTNAIERLYISMRHLFSRGFYKPMGVSGETLRKSLLSLRPEIYGSIAENKTELNGLVYVIERLPEGIEECQFIYLTADEGYRNSKFKAIIPPKRRRNCYRIDKNQMNIEITRGRSEIYDILTHLTFLFIESHKIKDRVVFNNGESFIREWLLLEDIVIHNKTLTDEEKDVIVVHLGNILGRTYDEVYDAYNTFATEENPNRFFHLIYWLGKLAINEALYDQKRSIKFSSVLIEEIGHHYYGEIWANNIKKVLLDNELIERPIHIISANMHSVMNSIYAQNALPKEAKKHKDFQLFEVLSNANSSALQSAVKNYASENGLIYIKDTSGTNINVQVIDTRKIDFETNSFNKVNSVGKDPVIIVMDYAFGEQAFETMDELLKPYKTKGEKIHLDVQSVSIMGKAGILEGGKGDIMIPSSHIFEGTADNYPFKNELSKEDLEGFGVQVFDGAMITVLGTSLQNKDLLRFFHDSTWNVIGLEMEGAHYQKAIQSASRIRGNISENVKVRYAYYASDNPLETGATLASGGLGMSGVTPTYAITQKILEQIF